A region from the Melopsittacus undulatus isolate bMelUnd1 chromosome 13, bMelUnd1.mat.Z, whole genome shotgun sequence genome encodes:
- the CENPV gene encoding centromere protein V → MGRLRAASARRSRRGSAAASPSAGSAGSGRGKAALSAPAGPGAQEPPPAQGDFDLGEQRGRWAAFQERHRLSCEEAARLLLDAFEYRGLVKHTGGCHCGAVRFEVWASADLHVFNCNCSICTKKQNRHFIVPASRFKLLKGADNLTTYTFNTHSAQHTFCKTCGVQSFYTPRSNPDGYGIAPHCLDEGTVQTIITEDINGKEWEKAVKEHKTIRDMSKP, encoded by the exons ATGGGGCGGCTCAGGGCGGCCAGCGCTCGGCGGTCCCGGCGGGGCAGCGCCGCCGCCAGCCCCTCTGCGGGCTCGGCCGGCAGCGGCCGCGGTAAGGCCGCGCTCAGTGCCCCGGCCGGGCCGGGCGCGCAGGAACCGCCCCCCGCGCAGGGAGACTTCGATCTCGGGGAGCAGCGCGGGCGCTGGGCCGCGTTCCAGGAGCGGCACCGGCTGAGCTGCGAGGAGGCGgcaaggctgctgctggatgcCTT TGAATACCGGGGTTTGGTTAAGCACACTGGAGGCTGTCACTGTGGAGCAGTCCGCTTTGAGGTCTGGGCTTCAGCAGATCTGCATGTTTTCAACTGCAA TTGCAGCATTtgcacaaagaaacaaaacagacactTCATTGTTCCAGCCTCACGCTTCAAGCTGCTGAAG GGTGCCGATAATTTGACAACATACACCTTCAACACCCATAGTGCCCAGCACACATTCTGCAAGACCTGTGGTGTACAGAGCTTTTATACTCCTCGTTCTAATCCAGATGGTTATG GAATAGCTCCCCATTGTCTGGATGAGGGCACCGTGCAGACCATTATCACAGAGGATATCAATGGCAAGGAATGGGAGAAGGCTGTGAAGGAACACAAGACCATCAGAGACATGTCAAAACCCTGA